TTAATTTCCTGTCGAAATGATGATGAAACATCAAATAACTTAATAGGTACTTGGCAGGCGAAGTCTATTTATAAGGTCAAGGTTGGCACTCAAGTAAAAGAAGATGCAACGAATGAAGATCGATGTGCATTGCAAGATAATTATACTTTTGGAGAAAATGGAATTGCTGAAGCGAAAAGGTATAAAATGTCTAGTTCGCCATATGAATCTTGTGATAATTATTATAGTGGAAGTGTAAGATATTCTTTTGATGATAAAACTTTGACTTTGACAACATATGAGGATGGTAAAGAGAGGTATAAAAAGATCACAAGTTTAACAAACTCTGAACTAATATTTATGACTAGTAGGGAATCTTAT
The sequence above is a segment of the Chryseobacterium taklimakanense genome. Coding sequences within it:
- a CDS encoding lipocalin family protein; protein product: MKNFLSLLAIAILLISCRNDDETSNNLIGTWQAKSIYKVKVGTQVKEDATNEDRCALQDNYTFGENGIAEAKRYKMSSSPYESCDNYYSGSVRYSFDDKTLTLTTYEDGKERYKKITSLTNSELIFMTSRESYSSGTENYTYEYYTIFTKIK